Part of the Nitrospinota bacterium genome is shown below.
CAGGGTTTAGTTTTTTGCTGTCTCTGGGGCTCCTTTTGGCATTCGACTCTACCAACCCAGGGATGCAGTTTGAGGCCTCCCTCCTGTGGGTGTCCATGCTGAATATCAAATACCATGTGGGGGTCGATGGCATCAGTCTGCTTTTGGTGATCCTGACAACTTTTTTGTCCGGGATTGGCATCATCTATTCTTTAAAGCAGAAAAATGGCTTGAGAAATTTTCTTGCCTTGATGCTGGCTTTGGAAGCGGGGACGCTGGGTGTTTTCGTGGCTTTGGACACCATCCTGTTCTACGTATTCTGGGAGTTGATGCTGGTTCCGACTTATTTTCTCATTGGCCTCTGGGGAGAGGGCCAGCGGGTTTACGCGACGACGAAATTCGTGTTGTTCACGCTCGTAGGCAGTCTGTTGATGCTGGTGGCCATTATCGGTATCAGCGTGGTGCATTTTGAAGCTACCAAGGAATTGACCTTTGATATCCAGACCCTGGTGCACACCCAAATAGACCCGGCATCCCAGACATGGATGTTTTTGTTTTTCTTTCTCGCATTTGCCATCAAGGTGCCGGTATTCCCGTTCCACAGTTGGTTGCCGCATACTTATGTGGCCTGCCCGATTCCCACGCTGATTATTTTAACGGGGGCCATGTCCAAAACCGGAGCCTACGGGTTTCTCAGGTTTTGTCTTCCCTTATTTCCGGACGCAGTGGAAGAAATGGGCCTTGTTATTGGAGCGTTAGCCGCTATTGGAATCGTCTATGGGGCGTGGATCGCCGTCGCACAGAAAGACCTTAAGGCGTTGGTGGCCTATTCCA
Proteins encoded:
- a CDS encoding NADH-quinone oxidoreductase subunit M; this encodes MITLIVFTPLIAALVLLFLQEDNKALIRMVALGAAGFSFLLSLGLLLAFDSTNPGMQFEASLLWVSMLNIKYHVGVDGISLLLVILTTFLSGIGIIYSLKQKNGLRNFLALMLALEAGTLGVFVALDTILFYVFWELMLVPTYFLIGLWGEGQRVYATTKFVLFTLVGSLLMLVAIIGISVVHFEATKELTFDIQTLVHTQIDPASQTWMFLFFFLAFAIKVPVFPFHSWLPHTYVACPIPTLIILTGAMSKTGAYGFLRFCLPLFPDAVEEMGLVIGALAAIGIVYGAWIAVAQKDLKALVAYSSISHLGFITLGIFALNNVGVEGSVLQMINHGIIAAALFIIVGILEEKTGSRNLKDFRGLGKSMPVLYGMFMLITLAALGLPGLNGFVGEFLILMGVWTSHLLSDLSTIYVLMAGLSIVLASIYMLYMFQGSMQETNPKTDQNLTDINRTEFGLLLPACVLIIFIGLFPKPFIDRVSPSVDSLLHVEKTVNLHSGEKNAHH